A part of Chloroflexota bacterium genomic DNA contains:
- the metH gene encoding methionine synthase, whose protein sequence is MTSENNKRFTNRRYLDAIDRGVVLFDGAMGTNLDRQHLTVEDFGGERTAGCNDYLVITKPRAVETVHRSFMEAGSDVIETDSFRSNRLTLAEFGLGDRVNEINRAAASLARRVADEFSTLDKPRFVAGSMGPSGKLISTEDPEMSNISFEELADVFREQAVGLIEGGVDLLLIETSQDILEVKAVIQGIHAAFEETGEVLPIQAQVTLDTTGRMLLGTDIAAARAILEEMGIDVIGLNCSTGPDYMREPIRFLTENSRLPVSCIPNAGLPLNVDGEAVYPMKPQPFADLMLEFVNDYGVRVVGGCCGTSEDHIGRLNEGLDRGHAKPPALPAEPMLASPVQAVPMHQEPAPFLIGERLNSQGSRKFKRLIMEEDYDGIVEMARAQVDKGAHGLDVCVALTERSDEDQLMRKVVKRLANAVPVPLVIDTTEVDVLEAALESNPGRSLINSTHLESGPEKAGKIFTLAKRFNAAVIVLTIDEDGMAKSADRKVEVAERIYNLAVNEYGLQAEDLVYDDLTFTLATGDPELRDSAIQTLEGIRRIKEAFPGVLTSLGVSNVSFGLSRPARAVLNSVMLYHCVVAGLDMAIVNPAHIKPYAEIAEDERKLAEDLIFNRDDQALARLITYFESVEDSGEQDSGDSDLAEMTPEERLHWRILRRHKANVETDIDILLNRDPDRPKGETAVEILNTVLLPAMKDVGDKFGAGELILPFVLQSAEVMKVAVNYLENFLDKQEGTTKGKMVLATVYGDVHDIGKNLVKTILSNNGYTVVDLGKQVPAETIISQAVEEKADAIGLSALLVSTSKQMPLIINELDRRGLNFPVLVGGAAINPRFGKRILLTEAGHYYEPGVFYCKDAFEGLSTMDALMTPDKREVLVDEIQKSADYELGKDLHSTRSVPRSVRKNVVTVLDKLPEPPYWGARVVRDMPLEIVGEHLSLNELYRLSWGAKNAHGAEWKSLKAEFEERLVRMRKAAEKEGWLQPQAVYGYWPCQSVGDELLVYDPDTLQEAEPVVIERFAFPRQEGGEGLSLADYFASKKSGKMDVVAFQVVTVGKNATKRFEELEAAGEYAEGYYLHGLAVQMAEATANYMHEHIRRELGLEPNRGKRYSWGYPAIPELEDHVKVFELLPAESALGMTLTAAYQLVPEQSTAAIIVHHPDAKYFNVGTSRVEQLLGD, encoded by the coding sequence ATGACCTCAGAAAATAATAAGAGATTCACCAACCGACGTTACCTTGATGCCATCGACCGGGGTGTTGTTCTTTTTGATGGCGCTATGGGCACCAACCTGGACCGGCAGCACCTGACCGTTGAAGATTTTGGCGGAGAACGCACCGCCGGTTGTAACGATTATCTGGTCATTACCAAACCGAGGGCCGTTGAAACGGTGCACCGCAGCTTCATGGAAGCCGGTTCGGATGTGATCGAGACGGATTCCTTCCGCTCCAATCGCCTGACCCTGGCGGAATTTGGCCTGGGTGACCGCGTTAATGAGATTAACCGCGCGGCAGCCAGTCTGGCGCGAAGGGTGGCGGATGAATTTAGCACACTGGATAAACCCCGCTTTGTGGCCGGTTCAATGGGCCCCAGCGGTAAATTGATCTCCACTGAAGACCCCGAAATGTCGAATATCAGCTTTGAGGAACTGGCGGATGTCTTCCGCGAGCAGGCTGTGGGCTTGATTGAGGGCGGGGTGGACCTGCTCTTGATCGAAACTTCGCAGGATATCCTCGAAGTCAAGGCTGTGATCCAGGGGATTCACGCGGCTTTTGAAGAGACAGGTGAAGTTCTGCCCATTCAGGCGCAGGTGACACTGGATACCACCGGCCGGATGCTGCTGGGCACGGACATCGCCGCTGCCCGGGCTATCCTGGAAGAGATGGGCATTGATGTGATCGGTCTTAACTGCTCGACCGGCCCGGATTATATGCGGGAACCGATCCGTTTCCTGACCGAAAATTCCCGGCTGCCGGTTTCCTGTATTCCCAATGCCGGCTTGCCTTTGAACGTGGACGGCGAAGCCGTTTACCCGATGAAACCCCAGCCTTTTGCTGACCTGATGCTCGAATTCGTCAATGATTATGGCGTTCGGGTGGTGGGGGGCTGCTGCGGTACCAGTGAAGATCATATTGGCCGGCTCAATGAAGGGCTGGACCGCGGACACGCCAAACCGCCCGCACTACCGGCGGAGCCGATGCTGGCTTCCCCAGTGCAGGCCGTGCCGATGCACCAGGAACCTGCACCTTTCCTGATCGGTGAGCGGCTTAATTCGCAGGGCTCCCGCAAGTTCAAACGGCTGATCATGGAAGAGGATTATGACGGCATCGTGGAAATGGCCCGTGCCCAGGTGGATAAGGGCGCGCATGGTCTGGATGTCTGTGTGGCGCTGACGGAACGCTCCGACGAGGATCAATTGATGCGCAAGGTGGTCAAACGGCTGGCGAATGCCGTGCCGGTGCCGCTGGTGATTGACACAACTGAGGTTGATGTGCTCGAAGCAGCCCTGGAATCCAACCCCGGGCGCAGTTTGATCAACTCCACGCATCTCGAATCCGGCCCGGAGAAAGCCGGTAAGATCTTCACCCTCGCCAAACGGTTCAATGCGGCTGTGATCGTGCTCACGATTGATGAGGACGGCATGGCGAAAAGCGCTGACCGTAAGGTTGAAGTGGCGGAGCGGATTTATAACCTGGCGGTGAATGAATACGGCTTGCAAGCCGAAGATCTGGTCTATGATGACCTGACCTTTACGCTGGCGACCGGTGATCCCGAACTGCGAGATTCGGCCATCCAGACGTTGGAAGGCATCCGTCGGATCAAGGAAGCTTTCCCCGGCGTGCTGACCTCGCTGGGTGTGAGCAATGTCTCTTTTGGCCTTTCACGACCAGCGCGTGCGGTGTTGAACAGTGTGATGCTCTATCACTGTGTGGTGGCTGGCCTGGATATGGCCATTGTGAACCCGGCTCATATCAAGCCCTATGCGGAAATCGCTGAGGATGAACGCAAGCTGGCTGAAGATTTGATCTTCAACCGGGATGACCAGGCGTTGGCCCGGCTGATCACTTATTTCGAATCGGTGGAAGACAGCGGCGAACAGGACAGCGGCGATTCCGATCTTGCTGAAATGACGCCTGAGGAACGGCTGCACTGGCGGATCTTGCGCCGGCATAAGGCAAATGTTGAAACGGATATTGATATCCTCCTGAACCGCGACCCTGACCGCCCCAAGGGTGAAACAGCCGTGGAAATCCTCAACACGGTGCTGTTACCCGCTATGAAAGATGTCGGCGATAAATTTGGTGCAGGTGAATTGATTCTGCCTTTCGTGCTGCAAAGCGCGGAAGTCATGAAGGTGGCTGTTAATTATTTGGAGAACTTCCTCGATAAGCAGGAAGGCACGACCAAAGGCAAGATGGTGTTGGCAACGGTTTATGGCGATGTTCATGACATCGGCAAGAACCTGGTCAAGACGATCCTCTCCAATAACGGCTACACCGTGGTGGACCTGGGTAAACAGGTGCCCGCGGAGACGATCATTTCCCAGGCTGTTGAAGAAAAAGCCGATGCGATTGGATTGAGCGCATTGTTAGTTTCTACCAGCAAGCAGATGCCCCTGATCATTAATGAGCTTGACCGGCGCGGGTTGAACTTCCCGGTGCTGGTTGGCGGTGCAGCGATTAACCCTCGCTTTGGAAAACGAATTCTGTTGACTGAAGCCGGTCATTACTATGAGCCGGGCGTGTTCTACTGCAAGGATGCCTTTGAAGGGCTATCCACCATGGATGCGCTGATGACCCCGGATAAACGGGAAGTGCTGGTGGATGAAATTCAAAAATCCGCCGATTACGAATTAGGCAAGGATCTGCACAGCACACGAAGTGTGCCTCGTTCCGTGCGCAAGAACGTTGTCACGGTTCTAGATAAACTGCCTGAGCCACCATATTGGGGGGCAAGGGTAGTCCGTGATATGCCCTTGGAAATCGTTGGCGAGCATCTTTCATTAAATGAACTCTACCGCCTTTCCTGGGGTGCCAAGAACGCCCACGGTGCGGAATGGAAGAGCCTCAAGGCTGAGTTTGAAGAGCGCCTGGTGCGGATGCGCAAGGCCGCGGAAAAAGAAGGCTGGCTGCAGCCGCAGGCAGTCTATGGCTATTGGCCCTGTCAATCGGTGGGCGATGAGCTGCTGGTTTACGATCCAGACACACTGCAGGAGGCTGAGCCGGTCGTGATTGAGCGCTTTGCCTTCCCACGACAGGAGGGCGGCGAAGGGCTGAGCCTGGCGGATTATTTCGCTTCAAAGAAATCGGGTAAGATGGACGTGGTCGCTTTCCAGGTAGTCACGGTGGGAAAGAATGCCACGAAACGCTTTGAGGAATTGGAAGCCGCTGGTGAGTATGCTGAGGGCTATTACCTGCACGGGTTGGCCGTCCAGATGGCGGAAGCCACAGCAAATTATATGCATGAACATATCCGCCGGGAGCTGGGCCTGGAGCCCAACCGGGGCAAGCGATATTCCTGGGGCTACCCTGCGATTCCCGAACTGGAAGACCATGTCAAGGTCTTTGAATTGCTTCCCGCCGAGTCGGCTCTGGGAATGACCCTGACGGCGGCCTATCAATTGGTCCCTGAACAATCCACCGCTGCGATTATTGTCCACCATCCGGATGCCAAATATTTCAATGTTGGCACCAGCCGGGTGGAACAATTGCTGGGTGATTAA
- a CDS encoding Fumble domain-containing protein, translating into MTDMILAADIGMTNIDLAHQTASGVTHKMLANPRLDAEGQLRLAIQEAGELAAGTRIGVTGGRYRDLPESLDGFAIHKVDEMLAVGLGGLALAGRKQGLVVSAGTGTAMVAARGREVHHVTGSAVGGGTLLGLSKLLLGTDAPREIDELALAGDAAAVDIMLREAVGGQVGRLPEEANAVNLGKLDREETITRENLAAGLVRLVAQVIAVIAINAANAEGLDEIILIGHLMDLEAIRHEIALVGTFYDKEFIVPENPGFGTVTGVLEAVGRE; encoded by the coding sequence ATGACGGATATGATCCTGGCAGCAGACATCGGCATGACTAATATTGACCTGGCCCACCAAACCGCATCAGGGGTGACGCATAAAATGCTGGCAAACCCCCGATTGGACGCAGAGGGGCAGCTTAGGCTAGCGATTCAAGAGGCTGGTGAGCTGGCTGCGGGAACGCGAATTGGCGTGACAGGTGGGCGCTATCGTGACTTGCCTGAGAGCCTGGATGGATTCGCCATTCATAAGGTGGATGAGATGCTGGCTGTAGGGCTGGGTGGGCTGGCATTGGCCGGTCGCAAGCAGGGATTGGTGGTCAGTGCGGGTACCGGCACAGCGATGGTAGCAGCCCGCGGACGAGAAGTGCACCATGTCACTGGTTCGGCTGTCGGGGGTGGAACACTTTTGGGCTTATCCAAATTATTGCTGGGAACGGATGCCCCCCGCGAGATTGACGAGTTGGCACTGGCAGGAGATGCGGCCGCCGTGGATATTATGCTGCGGGAAGCTGTCGGCGGTCAGGTGGGGCGGCTGCCGGAAGAGGCCAATGCGGTGAACCTGGGCAAGCTGGACCGCGAAGAGACCATCACGCGAGAAAATCTGGCGGCCGGGCTGGTACGCCTGGTGGCGCAAGTGATTGCTGTGATCGCGATCAACGCTGCTAATGCGGAAGGGTTGGATGAAATCATCCTGATCGGACACCTGATGGATCTTGAAGCAATTCGGCATGAGATCGCTCTGGTGGGGACCTTTTATGATAAGGAATTTATCGTTCCTGAGAACCCGGGTTTCGGCACCGTGACCGGTGTGCTGGAAGCGGTCGGCAGAGAGTAA
- a CDS encoding L-seryl-tRNA(Sec) selenium transferase has protein sequence MPDLSQLPSIDRLLRQPEVLEIIQSFGRPLTLTSVRTVLEELRQAAINEEQPIPTNPEILDLIREQLEDWIAPTLVPVINASGVILHTNLGRAPLSQATRQAISDIGTGYSNLEFNLTTGKRGKRSVHAGRILSLLTGAEDGFVVNNNAGAVLLTLAALANGKNVLVSRTQLVEIGGGFRIPDVMRQSGANLVEIGTTNRVHLRDFEQSLNEGNIALILIAHHSNFKLIGFHSEPELAEIVEVAHQHGVPVVHDIGSGALLDTAEFGLAHEPTVQESLAAGCDLVCFSGDKLIGGPQAGIIIGKQELLAPVKTHPFARALRAGKLTLTGVSANLLHYLKNEALSEVPIWQMVAMPLSIIQARAEQWQKTLGFGEVRPGKSTVGGGSLPTEEMPTYTLTLTPAKPDVFLRALRDVQPPIIARIENDQVLFDPRTVLVEQEKTFLQNLKQIWDNTRP, from the coding sequence ATGCCCGATCTGAGCCAATTACCTTCGATTGATCGTCTTCTACGTCAGCCTGAAGTTCTGGAAATCATCCAGTCCTTTGGCCGTCCGCTCACGCTGACCAGCGTTCGCACGGTGCTGGAAGAGCTGCGTCAAGCGGCGATTAATGAAGAGCAGCCCATTCCCACCAACCCCGAAATTCTCGATCTGATCCGTGAGCAGCTGGAAGACTGGATCGCGCCCACCCTGGTCCCGGTGATCAACGCCAGCGGCGTTATCCTACATACCAACCTGGGTCGAGCGCCGCTCAGCCAGGCCACCCGGCAGGCCATCTCAGATATCGGGACCGGTTATTCCAACCTTGAATTCAATCTGACCACCGGCAAACGCGGCAAGCGGTCCGTCCATGCCGGGCGCATCCTGAGCCTGCTCACCGGTGCGGAAGACGGTTTCGTGGTCAATAACAACGCTGGTGCCGTCCTGCTGACGCTCGCGGCTCTGGCAAACGGGAAGAACGTGCTTGTTTCACGCACCCAATTAGTGGAAATTGGCGGCGGTTTCCGCATCCCTGATGTGATGCGCCAATCCGGCGCGAATCTGGTGGAAATCGGTACAACTAACCGGGTTCACCTGCGAGATTTCGAGCAATCCCTGAATGAGGGCAATATTGCCCTGATCCTGATTGCCCACCACTCCAACTTCAAACTTATCGGCTTCCACAGCGAGCCGGAACTGGCTGAAATTGTGGAAGTTGCCCACCAGCATGGCGTCCCCGTGGTGCACGATATCGGATCGGGCGCACTGCTGGATACCGCCGAATTCGGGCTGGCCCATGAGCCCACCGTACAGGAATCGCTGGCGGCGGGCTGTGACCTGGTCTGCTTCTCCGGTGATAAATTAATAGGCGGTCCGCAAGCTGGCATCATCATCGGCAAGCAGGAACTGCTCGCCCCGGTCAAGACCCATCCCTTTGCCCGGGCTTTGCGGGCGGGCAAGCTGACCCTCACGGGTGTCAGTGCCAATTTGCTGCATTATCTCAAGAACGAAGCGTTGAGTGAAGTGCCGATCTGGCAAATGGTCGCCATGCCGCTCAGCATCATTCAGGCTCGAGCGGAGCAATGGCAAAAAACACTGGGCTTTGGTGAAGTGCGGCCCGGCAAGTCCACCGTGGGCGGCGGCAGCCTCCCCACTGAGGAAATGCCAACCTACACGCTGACTCTCACCCCCGCCAAACCGGATGTTTTCCTGCGTGCCTTGCGTGATGTGCAGCCACCGATCATCGCCCGGATCGAGAACGACCAGGTGCTTTTTGACCCACGCACAGTACTCGTCGAACAGGAAAAGACCTTCCTGCAAAATCTAAAACAAATCTGGGACAACACCAGGCCATAA
- a CDS encoding aminopeptidase P family protein, with protein MKSKIDQLLIDNKAAGLWVTGPAQHNPAMVYLTGGGHMTMADVIKPVGKPMVLCHAPMEREEAARTGLQTVNYTQFPLKERLEAAKGDRILAQALLYKAIFEQVGLTEGTVLLYGRSEVGKHYTLVSKLQELLPGLTFKGDLEDAVLLQAMATKDTAEIERIRAMAVVVRTVVSRVAEFLTHHQVEDETLVKEDGSPLTIGEVKGLINLWLAELGAENPEDTIFAIGRDAGIPHSNGTPSDPIQLGKTIVFDIFPCEKGGGYFYDFTRTWCLGYAPAETQAVYDQVKSVYNQVVSELKAGVNAAHFQSRTCDLFEEQGHPTIRQNPATESGYVHSLGHGVGLNIHEKPWFSRPDDPTNALVPGSVFTVEPGLYYPEKGMGVRLEDTYYVTPDGRFECFVDYPKQLVLPMAER; from the coding sequence ATGAAATCTAAGATCGACCAACTCCTCATCGATAATAAAGCAGCCGGCCTTTGGGTGACCGGGCCCGCACAGCATAACCCCGCGATGGTCTACCTGACAGGCGGCGGCCATATGACCATGGCAGATGTGATCAAACCGGTCGGCAAACCGATGGTGCTGTGTCATGCCCCCATGGAACGTGAAGAAGCCGCCCGTACCGGGCTGCAGACCGTTAACTACACTCAATTCCCGCTCAAGGAACGGCTGGAAGCCGCCAAGGGCGACCGAATTTTAGCTCAAGCGCTGCTCTATAAAGCCATTTTTGAACAGGTCGGCCTCACGGAGGGCACTGTGCTGCTCTACGGCCGCTCCGAGGTTGGCAAGCACTACACTCTCGTCAGCAAGCTTCAGGAATTGCTCCCCGGTCTGACCTTCAAGGGTGACCTGGAGGACGCAGTCCTGCTGCAGGCTATGGCGACCAAAGACACAGCCGAGATTGAACGAATCCGAGCTATGGCTGTGGTCGTACGCACAGTGGTCTCAAGGGTGGCGGAATTTCTCACCCATCACCAGGTCGAAGATGAAACCCTGGTCAAAGAAGACGGCTCTCCGCTCACCATTGGTGAGGTCAAAGGGTTGATCAACCTCTGGCTGGCTGAACTGGGTGCTGAAAACCCCGAAGACACCATCTTCGCCATTGGGCGCGATGCGGGCATCCCCCACAGCAATGGCACCCCCAGTGACCCGATCCAACTTGGCAAGACCATTGTCTTTGATATTTTCCCATGCGAAAAAGGCGGCGGATATTTCTATGACTTCACCCGAACCTGGTGCCTCGGTTATGCTCCCGCAGAAACCCAGGCAGTATATGACCAGGTCAAATCGGTTTATAACCAGGTCGTCTCGGAACTGAAGGCTGGCGTGAATGCCGCCCATTTCCAAAGCCGGACCTGTGACCTGTTTGAAGAACAGGGACATCCCACCATCCGCCAGAATCCGGCCACCGAAAGCGGCTATGTCCATTCTTTGGGCCACGGCGTAGGGCTGAACATCCATGAGAAACCGTGGTTCAGCCGCCCGGATGACCCAACCAACGCTTTGGTCCCCGGTTCGGTATTCACCGTTGAACCCGGGCTCTACTATCCCGAAAAGGGGATGGGCGTCCGGCTGGAAGACACCTACTATGTCACACCGGATGGCAGGTTTGAATGCTTTGTGGACTATCCCAAGCAGCTTGTTCTGCCAATGGCAGAAAGGTAG
- the tsaD gene encoding tRNA (adenosine(37)-N6)-threonylcarbamoyltransferase complex transferase subunit TsaD, producing the protein MTLPSARILGIESSCDETAAAIVTDGRVIQSSVVASQIDLHAQYGGVFPELASREHVKAIYAIVEQALQQAHLDIKDIDAIAVTRGPGLAGSLVVGVNMAKSLALAAQKPIIGVNHLEGHIYSAWLYLANTSPHQAPRFPLLALLVSGGHSELVLIKDHLQYQRLGGTLDDAAGEAFDKVARLLGLSYPGGPSIQKASHTGSTTAFAFPRAMLEDTWDFSFSGVKTSVLRMTETLQEQGRSLPIEDLAASFQAAVVDVLVEKTLMAAEEFDVNEIIVAGGVSANKRLRERMLAESKHPVHIPPLSLCTDNAAMIAGAGYYHYIQNDFTPLNFDVLPTWPLS; encoded by the coding sequence ATGACTCTTCCCAGTGCACGAATCCTCGGCATTGAATCCTCCTGTGATGAGACCGCAGCAGCCATCGTCACCGATGGCCGCGTGATCCAATCCAGTGTTGTTGCCAGCCAGATTGACCTGCACGCTCAATATGGCGGGGTGTTCCCGGAGCTGGCCTCGCGCGAACACGTCAAGGCAATTTATGCCATCGTGGAACAGGCCCTCCAGCAGGCGCATCTGGACATCAAAGATATTGACGCTATCGCCGTCACCCGCGGCCCCGGCCTGGCCGGGTCATTGGTGGTGGGCGTGAATATGGCCAAAAGCCTGGCTCTGGCGGCCCAGAAACCCATCATCGGCGTCAATCACCTCGAAGGGCACATCTATTCCGCCTGGCTCTACCTGGCGAACACCTCCCCCCACCAGGCGCCGCGCTTCCCCCTGTTGGCGTTATTGGTCTCCGGCGGTCACAGCGAGCTGGTTTTAATCAAGGATCACCTCCAATATCAGCGCCTGGGCGGTACCCTTGATGATGCAGCCGGTGAGGCTTTTGATAAAGTTGCCCGGCTATTGGGGCTCTCATACCCTGGAGGTCCCTCCATCCAAAAGGCCAGCCACACCGGCAGCACCACAGCCTTCGCTTTCCCGCGGGCCATGCTTGAAGACACCTGGGATTTCTCCTTTAGCGGGGTCAAGACCTCAGTGCTGCGGATGACGGAAACACTGCAGGAACAGGGACGCTCCCTGCCCATTGAAGATCTGGCAGCCAGCTTCCAGGCCGCGGTGGTGGATGTTCTGGTAGAAAAAACCCTGATGGCGGCGGAAGAATTTGATGTCAACGAGATTATCGTAGCCGGTGGCGTTTCCGCCAACAAGCGCTTGCGCGAAAGGATGTTGGCGGAGAGCAAACACCCCGTTCACATTCCCCCGCTCTCTCTCTGCACCGATAATGCAGCCATGATCGCCGGCGCGGGCTACTACCATTACATCCAAAACGATTTCACCCCGCTCAATTTCGATGTCCTCCCGACCTGGCCGCTCTCCTAG
- a CDS encoding sigma-70 family RNA polymerase sigma factor, with the protein MSETNNQETLNLEALRKKDKRAFALLVDQNSDHIYRLALRLTGNTQDAEDVVQETFIKAYKNLDKFEGRSKVSTWLYRIATNEALMMLRKRKDGITHIDEGIETDEGETMPIQIVDWCCLPEREIMSDESRQMLKKAAMQLSDANRAAFLLRDVEGLSTQDAAAALDISESALKVRLMRARMQLREELSEYFAHRMAEEDL; encoded by the coding sequence ATGAGTGAAACAAACAATCAAGAGACGCTCAATCTCGAAGCGCTTCGCAAAAAGGACAAACGAGCTTTTGCCCTGCTGGTCGATCAAAACTCCGACCACATCTACCGGCTTGCCCTCCGGCTGACGGGGAACACTCAGGATGCCGAAGACGTGGTCCAGGAAACCTTTATCAAAGCCTATAAGAATCTCGACAAATTCGAAGGCCGCTCAAAGGTCTCCACCTGGCTTTATCGGATCGCCACCAATGAGGCGCTGATGATGCTCCGCAAGCGCAAGGATGGGATCACCCATATTGATGAAGGCATAGAAACCGATGAGGGCGAAACCATGCCCATCCAGATTGTTGACTGGTGCTGTCTGCCGGAAAGAGAGATCATGAGTGATGAGTCCCGGCAGATGCTCAAGAAAGCGGCTATGCAGCTCTCCGATGCCAACCGGGCAGCCTTCCTCCTACGGGATGTCGAGGGCCTGTCTACCCAGGATGCCGCAGCCGCTCTGGATATCAGTGAATCAGCTTTGAAAGTCAGGCTGATGCGGGCCAGAATGCAGCTTCGAGAAGAATTGAGTGAATATTTTGCCCATCGAATGGCAGAGGAAGACCTATGA
- a CDS encoding zf-HC2 domain-containing protein — MTHQHGLECEDLIHHLNDYIDGELDDTLCGKIEAHIESCPNCKVVVNTLKKTIQLYQDDGESVTLPLDARHRLFKALDLDEDVERKE; from the coding sequence ATGACCCACCAACACGGGCTTGAATGCGAAGATTTGATCCACCACCTCAATGATTACATTGATGGTGAATTGGATGATACCCTTTGCGGGAAAATTGAAGCCCATATCGAATCCTGCCCAAACTGCAAGGTGGTGGTAAACACCTTAAAGAAAACCATCCAGCTCTACCAGGATGATGGTGAAAGCGTCACTTTGCCATTGGATGCCCGTCACCGACTTTTCAAGGCCCTGGACCTGGATGAAGATGTTGAACGCAAAGAGTAA
- a CDS encoding OsmC family protein, translated as MYAKAVWNGDMGFTGANQDGFLVPMDAKKQVGGHDMGFRPLELLAIGLAGCTGMDVISILKKKRQEVTQFEVNAEVERAAEHPKVFTKIVLEYKFSGKNLDPQAIEHAVELSETKYCGAQAMLRETAEITYKITITQED; from the coding sequence ATGTACGCAAAAGCAGTTTGGAATGGGGATATGGGATTCACCGGCGCCAATCAGGATGGTTTCCTGGTCCCAATGGACGCAAAGAAACAGGTCGGCGGTCATGATATGGGATTCCGCCCTTTGGAACTATTGGCAATCGGTTTGGCCGGCTGCACCGGGATGGACGTGATCTCTATTCTCAAAAAGAAACGCCAGGAAGTCACCCAATTCGAGGTGAACGCGGAAGTTGAACGAGCCGCAGAACACCCCAAAGTGTTCACAAAGATCGTATTGGAATATAAGTTTTCGGGGAAAAATCTGGACCCGCAGGCCATTGAGCACGCGGTGGAACTCTCAGAAACAAAATATTGCGGTGCCCAGGCTATGCTGCGCGAAACTGCAGAAATTACATATAAAATCACAATCACACAAGAAGATTAA
- a CDS encoding MFS transporter, translated as MRETGKSSNLNEKRPKNLTAFIIIWLGQFVSVAGSFMTSFALGIWAWEKTGSAQALALVGVFTYAPLIIVTPLVGVLVDRWNRKLVMMLSDLGAVLASVVVFLLFISGRLEIWHIYATTAFASTFQAFQWPAYSATVTLMVPKKHYSRASGMISMVESASNIIGPVLAGSLIGVIGIRGILLVDIMTFFVAIITLLIVIVPQPVVEKTKITFKKFIKDMTFGFKYIFERRGLLELQLVFFAANFMTVIGWAVLNPMVLARTGDAQILGFVQSFSAVGALVGGVFLAIWGGPKQMAAGILLGWILNGILGRFLMGISEQPWIWMASVFLLAFFMPTINGCNQAIWQKKVPPDQQGRVFAVRRFIAQITIPISMALSGWLADAVFEPAFLTSDGWGTRLFRGLVGSGPGAGMSLMIAMSGILVAAVGITGTFFKSIRDVEIDLPDYDAEEQA; from the coding sequence ATGAGAGAGACTGGAAAATCATCCAACTTAAATGAAAAGCGTCCAAAAAATCTGACTGCTTTCATAATCATCTGGCTGGGGCAGTTTGTTTCCGTCGCCGGATCGTTTATGACGAGTTTTGCCTTGGGCATTTGGGCCTGGGAAAAGACCGGGTCCGCTCAGGCATTGGCACTAGTGGGTGTATTTACTTATGCACCATTAATTATTGTCACCCCTTTGGTTGGGGTATTGGTGGATCGTTGGAATCGGAAACTGGTGATGATGCTCAGCGATCTGGGCGCAGTCCTGGCTTCGGTGGTTGTTTTCCTGCTCTTCATTTCCGGTCGGCTGGAAATTTGGCATATTTATGCTACGACAGCGTTTGCCAGCACCTTCCAGGCCTTCCAGTGGCCGGCTTATTCCGCCACAGTGACGCTGATGGTACCGAAGAAGCACTACAGCCGCGCCAGCGGAATGATCAGTATGGTGGAAAGCGCCTCGAACATCATCGGCCCGGTTTTGGCAGGCTCTCTGATCGGCGTGATCGGCATTCGCGGCATTCTGTTGGTTGATATTATGACCTTTTTTGTGGCGATCATCACTTTGTTAATCGTTATCGTCCCTCAACCGGTTGTCGAAAAGACCAAGATAACATTTAAGAAATTTATCAAGGATATGACCTTCGGGTTTAAATATATCTTTGAACGACGTGGTCTGTTGGAACTCCAATTGGTATTCTTCGCCGCCAACTTCATGACGGTGATTGGTTGGGCGGTTCTTAATCCGATGGTGCTTGCCAGAACGGGAGATGCTCAGATTTTAGGCTTTGTGCAATCCTTTTCCGCTGTTGGGGCCTTGGTTGGGGGAGTGTTCCTGGCGATCTGGGGCGGTCCCAAACAAATGGCTGCCGGGATATTACTTGGCTGGATTTTGAATGGCATTCTAGGCCGATTCTTGATGGGGATAAGTGAACAACCCTGGATCTGGATGGCGTCGGTTTTCCTGCTGGCATTCTTTATGCCCACCATCAATGGCTGCAATCAGGCCATTTGGCAAAAGAAAGTTCCACCGGACCAGCAGGGGCGGGTCTTTGCCGTGCGGCGTTTCATCGCGCAAATTACCATTCCCATTTCAATGGCCTTATCCGGTTGGCTGGCAGATGCTGTCTTTGAACCGGCTTTTCTAACGTCAGATGGGTGGGGGACGCGTTTATTTCGCGGCCTGGTTGGCAGCGGCCCTGGCGCAGGCATGTCTTTGATGATTGCGATGAGCGGTATTTTAGTGGCTGCAGTGGGGATCACAGGCACATTCTTTAAGTCGATTCGGGACGTGGAAATAGATTTACCGGATTATGACGCTGAGGAACAGGCCTAA